In one window of Dokdonia sp. PRO95 DNA:
- a CDS encoding GNAT family N-acetyltransferase: MRLTPITLNDLSTLRDLAMRTYSAAFASKNAPGVIERYYEDAFAKANLNKQLSNPDSYWYFYKEKDEILGYLKLNTGNAQTEFQEENGLEVERIYIDIPYLGKGYGSELIEFSISKAKELEKNYIWLGVWEENPEAIKFYKRHGFKIVGTHDYDMIAEIQTDYIMRLDL; encoded by the coding sequence ATGCGTCTCACTCCTATCACATTAAACGATCTTTCTACCCTACGTGATCTTGCTATGCGCACATACTCGGCAGCTTTTGCTTCAAAAAATGCACCTGGTGTGATTGAGAGGTATTATGAAGACGCTTTCGCGAAAGCGAACCTCAACAAACAACTATCCAACCCAGATTCATACTGGTATTTTTATAAAGAGAAGGATGAAATTCTAGGCTATTTAAAACTCAATACAGGCAACGCCCAAACAGAATTTCAAGAAGAAAATGGATTAGAAGTAGAACGTATCTACATAGATATCCCCTACTTAGGAAAAGGCTACGGAAGCGAGCTTATAGAATTTTCGATTTCTAAAGCAAAGGAGTTAGAAAAAAACTACATTTGGCTGGGCGTTTGGGAAGAAAACCCAGAAGCCATAAAATTTTATAAAAGACACGGTTTTAAGATAGTAGGCACTCACGATTATGATATGATTGCAGAGATTCAAACCGATTATATAATGCGACTTGATCTATGA
- a CDS encoding CPBP family intramembrane glutamic endopeptidase has translation MQDNPLKLFVLAVIFAPIIEEMMFRTLIKPSHADVILLLCSWPLFYSNKFIPTDVHWAVKLGFIAVFLFTVFTILKQLIPEQSTLKIRNFLSRHSTVVLIVSSLLFGMVHINNYVDTFVLNAALIALIIPRIISGFMMGLLKIKNKNIVWPMALHAMNNGFVIIILIISRTTTS, from the coding sequence TTGCAAGACAACCCGCTTAAGTTATTTGTACTCGCGGTAATATTTGCTCCCATTATCGAGGAGATGATGTTCCGCACGCTTATAAAACCTTCTCACGCAGATGTGATATTGCTTTTATGCTCTTGGCCACTTTTTTACTCAAATAAATTTATCCCTACAGATGTGCATTGGGCTGTAAAACTTGGGTTTATAGCCGTATTCTTATTTACCGTGTTTACGATTCTCAAACAGCTTATACCCGAGCAAAGCACCCTCAAAATACGCAACTTCTTATCACGACATTCTACGGTTGTTCTTATTGTGAGTTCGCTACTTTTTGGTATGGTACATATTAATAATTATGTAGATACTTTTGTCCTTAATGCAGCGCTTATTGCGCTTATTATACCTAGAATAATTTCAGGATTTATGATGGGATTACTTAAAATCAAAAATAAAAACATCGTTTGGCCTATGGCACTCCACGCGATGAATAACGGTTTTGTAATCATTATTTTAATTATTTCTCGCACCACAACAAGCTAG